From a region of the Thermomicrobium roseum DSM 5159 genome:
- the argF gene encoding ornithine carbamoyltransferase, which produces MAVPTARKLFHLLVDSDLAPEQAIALIDFAAHLKAQHRAGEPQHHLLRGKTLAMIFQKPSTRTRVAFEAGMAQLGGHALYLSTNDLQLGRGETIADTARVLSRYVDGIMARVFRHADVVELATHASVPVINGLSDLVHPTQALADMLTIKEQFGGWSGRTLAYLGCANNMAHSLALSGALVGLSVRIATPPGCRPDPVIIERARTIATRTGGRIEVATDPYEAVRGADIIYTDVWVSMGQTVSDDVLRALENYRVTPEIMAAAAPHAVFMHCLPMFRGQEATAQVADGPQSIIFEQAENRLHLHKALLVELLSDAGPGVLR; this is translated from the coding sequence ATGGCTGTCCCGACCGCACGAAAGCTCTTCCATCTGCTCGTCGATTCCGACCTCGCCCCCGAGCAAGCGATCGCACTGATCGACTTCGCGGCTCACCTCAAGGCACAGCACCGGGCTGGCGAACCGCAGCATCATCTTCTCCGCGGCAAGACACTCGCCATGATCTTCCAAAAGCCCTCCACCCGGACTCGCGTCGCTTTCGAAGCCGGGATGGCTCAGCTCGGCGGGCACGCCCTCTACCTCTCCACAAACGACCTCCAGCTCGGGCGCGGCGAAACGATCGCCGATACCGCGCGCGTCCTCTCGCGTTACGTCGACGGCATCATGGCCCGCGTCTTCCGACATGCGGATGTCGTGGAACTCGCTACCCATGCCTCGGTTCCCGTGATCAACGGTCTCTCCGACCTCGTCCATCCCACGCAAGCCCTGGCCGACATGTTGACGATCAAGGAACAGTTCGGTGGCTGGAGCGGTCGGACGCTCGCCTATCTCGGGTGCGCCAACAACATGGCTCACTCGCTGGCCCTTTCCGGTGCTCTCGTCGGGCTGTCCGTCCGCATCGCTACGCCACCCGGCTGTCGCCCGGATCCCGTGATCATCGAGCGCGCTCGGACGATCGCGACCAGAACCGGCGGACGCATCGAGGTCGCCACTGACCCGTACGAAGCCGTGCGCGGTGCCGATATCATCTATACCGACGTCTGGGTCAGCATGGGCCAAACGGTCTCCGACGACGTGCTCCGCGCGCTGGAAAACTACCGCGTGACGCCCGAGATCATGGCGGCCGCTGCGCCGCACGCGGTTTTCATGCACTGTTTACCCATGTTCCGTGGGCAAGAGGCCACAGCCCAGGTCGCGGACGGCCCGCAGTCGATCATTTTCGAACAAGCAGAGAACCGACTCCATCTCCACAAGGCGTTGCTGGTCGAGCTATTGAGCGATGCCGGCCCCGGCGTTCTCCGTTGA
- a CDS encoding MFS transporter, with translation MRLTRDLLFPVYLPTILLAFGQGVMVPVLPLFLREHGASYTVTGIAIAAGWVGTLSADLPVGTILPRLGHRRAFLLGCLVYGLATAGVALSGDAIGLLVICRFASGAGVALWGLSRHAYLATVVPVLERGRAIAVFGGINRIGWFLGPAIGGWIGNVFGLAWAIAATAVLALLAFLVASLAFEPSGGSQTGVRHAPLTALGEVLRTRWQVLISAGSAQLLGQMLRQTRQVVIPLYGADALGLSAATIGQIVSLSAMVDMALFWPAGWIMDRWGRKAAAIPSFLLLGLGMALVPFAGSQTGLLLVALLLGFANGLGSGTMMTLGADLAPPGRTGEFLGLWRLVGDGGQAAAPLTVGVVADLLGIALTAGLCSGLGLFAALILLFFVPETRAMQTRERAVPAPPQASSHD, from the coding sequence ATGCGCCTGACGCGCGATCTGCTCTTCCCAGTCTATCTGCCGACGATACTCCTCGCCTTCGGGCAGGGAGTCATGGTCCCGGTTTTGCCGCTCTTCCTCCGCGAGCACGGCGCCAGCTATACGGTGACCGGGATCGCCATCGCAGCGGGCTGGGTCGGGACGCTCAGCGCTGACTTGCCGGTCGGTACGATCCTGCCCCGCCTCGGACACCGCCGCGCCTTTTTGCTCGGTTGCCTTGTCTATGGACTGGCGACGGCCGGCGTTGCCCTGTCGGGCGACGCCATCGGACTACTCGTCATCTGCCGCTTCGCGAGTGGTGCTGGCGTGGCCCTCTGGGGTCTGTCTCGGCATGCCTATCTGGCCACCGTCGTTCCCGTCCTGGAGCGAGGGCGAGCCATCGCAGTCTTCGGCGGGATCAACCGGATCGGCTGGTTCCTGGGGCCGGCCATCGGCGGCTGGATCGGGAACGTTTTCGGTCTGGCCTGGGCGATCGCCGCGACGGCGGTCCTGGCACTGCTGGCCTTTCTCGTCGCCAGCCTGGCCTTCGAGCCGAGCGGAGGGTCGCAGACAGGCGTCCGTCACGCTCCGCTGACCGCGCTCGGCGAGGTGCTGCGGACTCGCTGGCAGGTGCTGATCAGCGCTGGCTCGGCACAGCTGCTCGGGCAGATGTTGCGTCAGACCCGCCAGGTCGTCATCCCGCTGTACGGTGCCGATGCGCTCGGACTCAGCGCAGCGACGATCGGTCAGATCGTCAGTCTCTCCGCCATGGTCGATATGGCACTCTTCTGGCCTGCTGGCTGGATCATGGATCGCTGGGGACGCAAGGCGGCCGCCATCCCTTCGTTTCTCTTGCTCGGCCTCGGAATGGCACTCGTTCCCTTCGCCGGATCCCAGACGGGGCTGCTCCTCGTCGCCCTCCTGTTGGGATTCGCCAACGGTCTGGGATCCGGAACCATGATGACGCTGGGGGCCGACCTCGCTCCACCCGGACGAACAGGAGAATTTCTGGGCCTCTGGCGTCTCGTCGGTGATGGAGGACAGGCAGCTGCTCCGCTAACCGTCGGTGTGGTCGCCGACCTCCTCGGTATCGCGCTCACTGCTGGGCTCTGTTCCGGGTTGGGCCTCTTCGCAGCCCTGATTCTGCTGTTCTTCGTCCCGGAGACACGGGCGATGCAGACCCGGGAACGGGCAGTCCCGGCTCCGCCACAGGCGTCGAGTCACGACTGA
- a CDS encoding Hsp20/alpha crystallin family protein: protein MMERWSPIAEFERLWSEMDRLMSEAFGRTARPFFARTFAARPAIDLYDTGEALVVKVAVPGARPEDLEVSIEQNALTIRGRYGYVLDEETAKHATWYRREIGYGEFSETLTLPAPVDAEGAQAQVEHGILTLTLPKTTEARVKRIPVQQPKALAGSLN, encoded by the coding sequence ATGATGGAGCGCTGGAGCCCGATCGCGGAGTTCGAGCGACTCTGGAGCGAGATGGACCGGCTGATGAGCGAAGCCTTCGGCCGCACGGCTCGACCGTTCTTCGCCCGGACCTTCGCGGCGCGGCCGGCGATCGACCTCTACGACACGGGTGAGGCGCTGGTCGTGAAGGTCGCCGTGCCGGGTGCTCGGCCGGAGGATCTCGAGGTCAGCATCGAGCAGAACGCGCTGACGATCCGCGGCCGGTACGGTTATGTCCTCGATGAGGAAACGGCGAAGCATGCGACCTGGTACCGCCGCGAGATCGGGTACGGCGAGTTCAGCGAAACGCTGACCTTGCCAGCTCCGGTCGACGCGGAGGGTGCCCAGGCACAGGTCGAGCACGGAATCTTGACGCTGACTCTGCCCAAGACGACGGAGGCTCGCGTCAAGCGGATCCCGGTGCAGCAGCCGAAGGCGTTGGCTGGTTCGCTCAACTGA
- the rodA gene encoding rod shape-determining protein RodA, whose product MNAIVTTLRGHEQRANLRHFDWALVATALVLCLFGLVAIWSADGAGPLRLSGPVGRQAIAMLLGFLLMLALSRVDPRYIRALAWALYGFALAGLIAVDLIGVTIGGARRWIDVGPITIQPSEPAKVAVLVALAAFVADRGPEMRRFLNFLLAGLLVLVPMVLVYQQPDLGTAGCFAAIWLTVMLVSPVRRLHLAAVLAASPFLALFAWHFVLHDYMRERLLVSFDPERDYFGEGFNIIQAQIAIGTGGLFGNGLAGSLQSQLGLLRVRHTDFIFAHAMGMVGFVGGVALVAAYVLLLWRTSRVALLVNDLFGRTLATGVTGLLFFQAFVNMAMNVGLLPVTGVPLPFVSLGGSAIWTQFAALGLLQSLLTHRRRTAFGRD is encoded by the coding sequence ATGAACGCGATCGTCACGACCTTGCGTGGTCACGAGCAGCGAGCCAATCTGCGGCACTTCGATTGGGCACTCGTCGCGACTGCGCTTGTCCTCTGCCTGTTCGGGTTGGTCGCGATTTGGAGTGCCGACGGCGCTGGCCCGCTGCGCCTGAGTGGCCCGGTTGGGCGACAAGCGATCGCCATGCTCCTCGGTTTCCTCCTCATGCTCGCACTGAGCCGAGTCGATCCCCGCTACATCAGAGCACTCGCCTGGGCTCTCTATGGTTTTGCATTGGCTGGCCTGATTGCCGTCGACCTCATCGGCGTGACGATCGGTGGAGCTCGCCGCTGGATCGACGTCGGCCCGATCACGATCCAACCGTCGGAGCCAGCCAAGGTCGCAGTCCTGGTCGCGCTGGCGGCGTTCGTGGCCGATCGTGGGCCAGAGATGCGGCGCTTTCTGAACTTTCTCCTGGCCGGTCTCCTCGTGCTCGTCCCCATGGTCCTGGTCTACCAGCAACCGGACTTGGGAACGGCTGGGTGCTTCGCCGCGATTTGGCTCACCGTCATGCTGGTCAGTCCAGTGCGTCGGCTGCACCTCGCTGCGGTTCTCGCAGCCAGCCCGTTCCTCGCACTGTTCGCCTGGCATTTCGTGCTCCACGACTACATGCGAGAGCGGCTGCTCGTCTCCTTCGATCCAGAGCGCGACTACTTTGGCGAAGGCTTCAACATCATCCAAGCACAGATCGCGATCGGCACCGGAGGACTGTTCGGCAACGGGCTGGCCGGGAGCCTGCAGAGTCAGCTCGGGCTGCTCCGCGTTCGGCATACCGACTTCATCTTCGCCCATGCCATGGGGATGGTCGGGTTCGTCGGGGGAGTCGCGCTCGTCGCGGCCTATGTCTTGTTGCTCTGGCGCACCAGTCGGGTCGCTCTCCTCGTCAACGATCTTTTCGGGCGAACGCTGGCGACTGGCGTGACCGGGCTTCTTTTCTTCCAGGCCTTCGTGAACATGGCGATGAACGTCGGTCTCCTTCCCGTCACCGGCGTTCCCTTGCCCTTCGTGAGCCTTGGTGGAAGCGCGATCTGGACGCAGTTCGCCGCACTGGGACTCCTCCAGAGCCTGTTGACCCACCGACGACGAACAGCCTTCGGGCGCGACTGA
- the hemW gene encoding radical SAM family heme chaperone HemW translates to MTVIESTAQLQLAAPQPREAPWGLYVHIPFCRRVCPYCDFNVYARQEPLIPRYLAAVRRELALLADRWGRGPVRTIYLGGGTPSLLTPHQVAELLDAIAAIFVLVDQPEVTLEANPETVDTEKLAGYRAAGVNRLSLGVQTLVPQGLKVLGRAHRPETPVAAYRAARATGFRNVNLDLIYGWPGQTRDQWEQDLATVLSWQPEHLSLYALTIEPGTPYERAVRRGILRPLDDDVVAELAELAMEQLEKHGYLHYELSNWARAGCSRSIHNTIYWRNGFYLGVGAGAHGYLGGIRTVNERLPARYIARVEAGDLPIADMESIDPRTELVETMMLGLRLVADGISAAAVRARHGVELSEAYGPELDELVQYGLIEWDGERLRLSRRGILLANEVAVRFLEPRGTLK, encoded by the coding sequence ATGACGGTCATTGAGTCTACCGCACAGCTCCAGCTCGCTGCACCGCAGCCCCGCGAGGCACCGTGGGGGCTGTACGTGCACATACCGTTTTGCCGCCGGGTCTGCCCCTATTGCGATTTCAACGTCTACGCCCGGCAGGAACCGTTGATCCCCCGCTATCTCGCGGCAGTGCGCCGCGAGCTCGCGCTGCTCGCTGATCGCTGGGGACGAGGCCCTGTCCGCACGATCTACCTCGGTGGGGGAACTCCTTCGCTCCTCACTCCGCATCAGGTCGCCGAGCTGCTGGACGCCATCGCGGCGATCTTCGTGCTGGTCGACCAGCCCGAGGTCACGCTGGAAGCGAATCCCGAAACGGTCGACACCGAAAAACTCGCCGGCTATCGCGCAGCTGGCGTCAACCGGCTGAGCCTGGGGGTTCAGACGCTGGTGCCGCAGGGGCTGAAGGTCCTCGGGCGCGCGCATCGTCCCGAGACACCGGTCGCCGCCTACCGGGCCGCTCGGGCTACTGGCTTTCGCAATGTCAACCTCGATCTGATCTACGGGTGGCCCGGTCAGACGCGAGACCAGTGGGAACAGGACCTCGCCACGGTTCTCTCCTGGCAACCGGAGCATCTTTCGCTCTACGCCTTGACGATCGAGCCAGGAACTCCGTACGAACGTGCTGTGCGCCGGGGTATTCTCCGTCCGCTCGACGACGACGTCGTGGCCGAATTGGCCGAACTGGCGATGGAACAGCTCGAGAAGCACGGGTATCTCCACTACGAGCTCTCCAACTGGGCACGAGCCGGCTGCTCTCGCTCGATACACAACACGATTTACTGGCGAAACGGCTTCTATCTCGGCGTCGGGGCAGGAGCGCACGGCTATCTCGGCGGGATCCGCACGGTCAACGAGCGCCTCCCGGCTCGCTATATCGCGCGCGTCGAGGCTGGTGACCTGCCGATCGCTGACATGGAGTCGATCGATCCACGTACCGAGCTGGTCGAGACGATGATGCTCGGTCTCCGCCTCGTCGCCGACGGAATTTCCGCCGCAGCGGTTCGCGCTCGGCACGGCGTCGAACTCAGCGAGGCGTATGGACCAGAACTCGACGAACTCGTTCAGTATGGCCTCATCGAATGGGATGGTGAACGGCTTCGCTTGAGCCGGCGCGGCATCCTGCTGGCGAACGAGGTCGCTGTCCGCTTCCTGGAGCCCCGTGGTACACTGAAGTAA
- a CDS encoding ParA family protein has product MERVIAVANQKGGVGKTTTAVQLAAFLAQHGHPTLLVDLDPQANATSSLGVERHALAGTVYEALLAPERTSAVVVPSVRPGLDLLPSTGILAGAEVELVTANQREFRLRMALGQLAERYAVVLIDCPPSLGLLTVNALVAARFVLVPIQCEYLPLEGLAQLVTTVDLVKRRLNPPLDVIGVVLTMFDARTRLALQVVQEVRRVFGARAFRTVIPRAVRLAEAPSHGQTIFEYDPSSRAATAYAELGRELLDRLGLPATCEPLAVAHDGSPSESRG; this is encoded by the coding sequence GTGGAACGAGTGATCGCGGTCGCGAATCAAAAAGGTGGAGTCGGCAAAACCACCACCGCTGTGCAGCTCGCCGCCTTTCTCGCTCAGCATGGGCACCCAACGCTCTTGGTCGATCTCGACCCACAAGCCAACGCCACGAGCAGCCTGGGTGTGGAGCGCCACGCCCTCGCCGGTACGGTGTATGAGGCACTGCTCGCTCCGGAGCGCACCAGCGCCGTCGTCGTACCGAGTGTCCGCCCCGGACTGGATCTGCTCCCTTCGACCGGCATCTTGGCCGGGGCGGAGGTCGAACTGGTCACGGCGAACCAGCGCGAGTTCCGATTGCGGATGGCGCTCGGCCAGCTCGCCGAGCGGTACGCGGTTGTGCTGATCGATTGCCCGCCCTCGCTCGGCTTGTTGACCGTGAACGCCTTGGTGGCTGCACGCTTTGTCCTCGTCCCCATACAGTGCGAGTATCTCCCGCTGGAGGGACTCGCCCAGTTGGTCACGACGGTGGATCTGGTGAAGCGGCGGCTGAACCCGCCGCTCGATGTCATCGGCGTGGTTTTGACGATGTTCGATGCGCGGACCCGGCTGGCGCTCCAGGTGGTCCAGGAGGTGCGGCGCGTCTTCGGCGCACGAGCGTTCCGGACCGTGATTCCACGCGCTGTCCGGTTAGCAGAAGCGCCCAGTCATGGGCAGACGATCTTCGAGTACGACCCGTCGTCCCGCGCGGCGACCGCGTATGCGGAACTGGGTCGCGAGTTGCTGGACCGGCTCGGTCTCCCAGCAACCTGCGAACCGCTGGCCGTGGCTCACGATGGTAGTCCAAGCGAATCCAGGGGGTGA
- the guaB gene encoding IMP dehydrogenase translates to MSESIPVSETEIPSLEDVLAEKLVGIGLTFDDVLLVPAESAVLPKDVDTRTNLTRNIQLNIPIVSAAMDTVTEARMAIALAREGGIGIIHRNLSIEEQVAEVDKVKRSESGMIVEPVTLRPTDKVRDALAVMERYHISGVPITDENGRLVGILTNRDLRFEDDLDQPVANLMTKENLITAPVGTTLDEAREILHKYKIEKLPVVDERGILKGLITVKDIQKRIQYPNATKDPHGRLRVGAAVGVGPESLERAAALVEEGVDVLVVDTAHGHSRAVIEMVKAIKARWDVDVIAGNIATGEAARALIEAGADAVKVGVGPGSICTTRVVAGVGVPQITAIMDVARVARAYGVPVIADGGIQYSGDIAKAIAAGADTVMLGSLLAGVDESPGEVILYQGERFKEYRGMGSIGAMKARSFSKDRYFQQDVDSIAKLVPEGIEGRVPYKGPLANVVYQLVGGLRAAMGYCGARTIQELQQKARFIQMTNAGLRESHPHDVIITKEAPNYRLSP, encoded by the coding sequence ATGTCCGAATCGATACCCGTATCCGAAACCGAGATCCCGTCGTTGGAGGACGTACTGGCCGAGAAGCTGGTCGGTATCGGGCTGACCTTCGACGACGTCCTGCTCGTTCCCGCCGAGTCAGCCGTGCTCCCGAAGGACGTCGATACCCGAACCAACCTGACCAGAAACATCCAGCTGAACATCCCGATCGTCTCGGCAGCGATGGACACGGTCACGGAAGCGCGCATGGCCATCGCATTGGCTCGAGAGGGCGGGATCGGAATCATTCACCGCAACCTGTCGATCGAGGAGCAGGTTGCGGAAGTCGACAAGGTCAAGCGCTCCGAATCAGGCATGATCGTCGAGCCGGTGACGCTACGCCCCACCGACAAGGTCCGCGACGCACTGGCCGTGATGGAGCGGTACCACATTTCCGGCGTCCCCATCACCGACGAGAACGGGCGGCTGGTCGGCATCTTGACCAACCGGGATCTTCGCTTCGAGGACGACCTGGATCAGCCGGTCGCGAATCTCATGACCAAGGAGAACCTGATCACGGCACCGGTGGGAACGACGCTCGACGAAGCCCGCGAGATCCTCCACAAGTACAAGATCGAGAAGCTTCCGGTCGTCGACGAGCGCGGGATTCTCAAAGGGCTGATCACGGTCAAGGACATCCAGAAGCGGATCCAGTATCCGAACGCGACCAAGGATCCCCACGGACGACTGCGGGTCGGTGCTGCCGTCGGAGTCGGGCCGGAATCGCTGGAGCGAGCAGCTGCGCTGGTCGAAGAAGGAGTCGATGTCCTGGTCGTCGATACCGCACACGGACACTCCCGGGCCGTCATCGAGATGGTCAAGGCGATCAAGGCCCGCTGGGATGTCGACGTCATCGCCGGCAACATCGCGACGGGAGAAGCTGCTCGCGCGCTGATCGAAGCCGGTGCCGATGCGGTCAAGGTCGGCGTTGGTCCCGGCTCGATCTGCACCACCCGGGTCGTGGCTGGCGTCGGTGTCCCCCAGATCACCGCGATCATGGATGTGGCACGGGTCGCCCGCGCGTACGGTGTCCCGGTCATCGCCGACGGTGGAATCCAGTACTCGGGCGACATCGCCAAGGCGATCGCGGCCGGGGCGGATACCGTCATGCTGGGCAGCCTTTTGGCCGGCGTGGACGAGAGCCCGGGCGAAGTGATCCTCTATCAGGGAGAGCGCTTCAAAGAATACCGCGGCATGGGTTCGATCGGTGCGATGAAGGCACGCTCCTTCAGTAAGGACCGCTACTTCCAACAGGACGTGGACAGCATCGCCAAACTCGTTCCGGAAGGAATCGAAGGACGCGTCCCCTATAAGGGACCGCTCGCCAACGTCGTCTACCAGCTAGTCGGCGGTCTACGCGCCGCGATGGGCTACTGCGGCGCACGCACGATCCAGGAACTGCAGCAGAAGGCTCGCTTCATCCAGATGACCAATGCTGGGTTGCGCGAGTCGCATCCGCACGACGTGATCATCACCAAGGAAGCGCCCAATTACCGCCTGAGTCCGTAG
- a CDS encoding Ig-like domain-containing protein gives MHRSPLGNQVRLGVLLVLLLALALPLLPARAQVTTDGWSGTVEPCGNGFATQTFGPGPASPPHGTGSLQFSVAAVDDGKVWSQFVQRGVVETPLTAISELRYWTFVSRGAGHAPHLFLDVDLNGDGVADDRLIYQPELNGTVTPLTWQEWSAAGGRWWSQRGLGGLLQGAPGLLTSYALAFPNARLALPEGGQGGLGIGVGCLGSGWGGWQGAVDALVFRAGTLSFFWDFEATGVVTTRGGGVREGPTFRDLRPAPWSTVAPGPVTIAVTATTPSGLRSVRLSLDGRELPVTESGDRNTRTVSTQLTLQPGFFVVTAIATDELGRSFTAQWQFVVSPDPRDSWWFRADGTPRQQQITASLRALSEAFRWHFFGYSWDGAYHPEMPTHASVASTLRVVTRSPMHFGTLSPTEPIMISAAVVSSESPLASVELTLNGQPLDVEISRDDERRWLVYAIRTLSPGTYGVTATVRDTAGRRFTTVWGFVVSSDANENPWFYPDGRMKAEVVTRTLRTLVEGWRWHTRGQSWDGKPHPEFPTHSTGVSGAEPLPQWFDAQGRPNQQAISDTLRMLEQEFRWHFWGISWDGNRHPEIPTHAD, from the coding sequence ATGCACAGGAGTCCTTTGGGCAACCAGGTACGGCTCGGCGTGCTTCTCGTCCTGCTCCTCGCTCTTGCGCTGCCGCTCCTCCCAGCGCGGGCGCAAGTGACGACCGACGGGTGGAGCGGCACGGTAGAGCCGTGCGGGAACGGCTTCGCGACCCAGACCTTCGGCCCTGGTCCGGCCTCGCCACCGCACGGAACGGGCAGTCTCCAATTTTCGGTCGCCGCTGTGGATGACGGGAAGGTCTGGTCGCAGTTCGTGCAGCGGGGGGTTGTCGAAACTCCCCTGACCGCGATCAGCGAGCTCCGCTACTGGACCTTCGTGAGCCGGGGCGCCGGCCATGCGCCGCACCTCTTCCTCGATGTCGATCTGAACGGGGACGGGGTGGCCGACGATCGCCTGATCTACCAGCCCGAGCTCAATGGGACGGTTACCCCGCTCACCTGGCAGGAGTGGAGTGCCGCCGGTGGGCGCTGGTGGTCGCAGCGAGGGTTGGGGGGATTGCTGCAGGGCGCACCGGGGCTGCTGACGAGCTATGCGCTGGCTTTTCCGAATGCGCGACTCGCGCTACCGGAAGGAGGTCAAGGTGGGCTCGGTATCGGCGTCGGCTGCTTGGGCAGCGGGTGGGGAGGCTGGCAGGGAGCGGTCGACGCCCTCGTATTCCGGGCCGGGACGCTTTCGTTCTTCTGGGACTTCGAGGCCACCGGCGTAGTGACGACCCGCGGAGGCGGGGTACGGGAAGGGCCCACCTTCCGCGACCTGCGTCCGGCACCCTGGTCGACAGTGGCGCCGGGGCCGGTGACCATCGCCGTGACGGCGACCACTCCGAGCGGCCTGCGTTCCGTCCGCTTGTCGCTCGATGGTCGGGAACTACCGGTCACGGAGAGCGGTGACCGCAACACCCGGACCGTCAGCACGCAGCTCACGCTCCAACCCGGCTTTTTCGTCGTCACGGCCATCGCGACCGACGAGCTGGGCCGGAGCTTCACCGCCCAGTGGCAGTTCGTCGTGTCGCCCGATCCGCGAGACAGCTGGTGGTTCAGGGCCGACGGGACACCACGGCAGCAGCAGATCACTGCCTCCCTGCGGGCGCTCAGCGAAGCGTTCCGCTGGCACTTCTTCGGTTACTCCTGGGATGGAGCCTATCACCCGGAAATGCCGACCCATGCCTCGGTCGCCTCCACACTGCGCGTAGTGACGCGCTCGCCCATGCACTTCGGGACACTGTCGCCGACCGAGCCGATCATGATCTCGGCCGCAGTCGTCTCGAGCGAGAGCCCGCTCGCCAGCGTCGAACTCACGCTCAACGGTCAGCCGCTCGACGTAGAGATTTCCCGCGACGACGAGCGGCGCTGGCTGGTCTACGCGATACGAACGCTGAGCCCTGGTACCTATGGAGTGACTGCGACGGTCCGCGACACGGCCGGCCGTCGTTTCACGACCGTGTGGGGCTTCGTCGTCTCCAGCGATGCTAACGAGAATCCCTGGTTCTATCCGGATGGCCGCATGAAAGCCGAAGTGGTGACGCGTACCTTGCGGACGCTGGTCGAGGGCTGGCGCTGGCATACGCGCGGACAGTCGTGGGATGGCAAACCCCACCCGGAGTTCCCGACGCATTCCACCGGCGTGAGCGGTGCAGAACCGTTGCCGCAGTGGTTCGATGCCCAAGGACGCCCGAACCAGCAAGCGATCAGCGACACGCTGCGCATGCTCGAGCAAGAGTTCCGCTGGCACTTCTGGGGAATCAGCTGGGACGGCAATCGCCATCCCGAGATTCCGACGCATGCCGATTGA